A stretch of the Uranotaenia lowii strain MFRU-FL chromosome 3, ASM2978415v1, whole genome shotgun sequence genome encodes the following:
- the LOC129755803 gene encoding 27 kDa hemolymph protein-like has protein sequence MIRTEIFLACCLIGLVACQESNESELPMNGFALQCLKKTGGNDTFLTVLQNLKFAIPCYETEINIKKLDREFPNFRSVISVREEWFSKQCPLFLNAVRCLDPVKSEARKCLDSKEQELLDALTNAITEGIKLVCKNNGEIFFSSDGGLGSCTEKVFFHFHDCSERITDPSAFSHISTFNQNQCDELTEVRSCFAAKLEECKEPRWLEVFDLLYNPLIKASPCKV, from the exons ATGATAAGAACAGAAATCTTCCTTGCCTGCTGCCTAATTGGGCTGGTTGCCTGCCAGGAGTCCAACGAATCTGAGCTGCCGATGAATGGATTCGCGCTTCAATGTCTCAAAAAGACGGGTGGCAACGATACGTTCTTAACCGtgctgcaaaatttgaaattcgcaATCCCATGCTATGAAACTGAGATAAACATCAAGAAATTGGACAGGGAATTCCCAAATTTCCGTTCCGTGATTAGTGTCCGGGAAGAGTGGTTCAGTAA ACAGTGCCCACTATTCCTAAATGCAGTTCGCTGTCTGGATCCTGTGAAGAGTGAAGCCCGAAAATGCCTGGACAGCAAGGAACAGGAACTTCTTGATGCTCTCACAAACGCCATCACAGAGGGAATTAAATTGGTTTGCAAGAATAACGGAGAAATTTTCTTCT CTTCTGATGGTGGTCTTGGATCATGTACCGAAAAGGTATTCTTTCATTTTCACGATTGTTCGGAGCGGATCACCGATCCAAGCGCCTTTTCGCATATATCTACCTTCAACCAGAATCAGTGTGATGAACTGACTGAGGTTCGAAGCTGTTTTGCGGCTAAACTGGAAGAATGCAAGGAACCCAGGTGGTTGGAAGTATTCGATCTGTTGTACAATCCGCTTATCAAAGCTTCTCCGTGCAAAGTTTGA
- the LOC129755804 gene encoding 27 kDa hemolymph protein-like — protein MIRTAIFLACCLIGLVACQGPNKFELLMNGFALQCLKKTGGNDTFFTVMQNSQFVTQCYGTEVNLEKLNTDIQNFGSVINVREEVFRRQCPLFLNAVRCLDPVTSEARKCLDSKEQELLDALTNAIPEGIKLACKNNGEIFFSSEGGPASCSEAIFGYLGECAERITDPSALLHISTFNQNQCDELTAVRSCLAAKLEECKGPRWLEVFDLLYNPLIKASPCKV, from the exons ATGATTAGAACAGCAATCTTCCTTGCCTGCTGCCTAATTGGGCTGGTTGCCTGCCAGGGGCCCAACAAATTTGAGCTATTGATGAATGGATTCGCGCTTCAATGTCTCAAAAAGACGGGTGGCAACGATACGTTCTTCACCGTGATGCAAAATTCTCAATTCGTAACCCAATGCTACGGTACTGAGGTAAACCTCGAGAAATTGAACACGGATATCCAAAATTTCGGTTCCGTGATTAATGTCCGGGAAGAGGTGTTCAGAAG aCAGTGCCCACTATTCCTAAATGCAGTTCGCTGTCTGGATCCTGTGACGAGTGAAGCCCGAAAATGCCTGGACAGCAAGGAACAGGAACTTCTTGATGCTCTCACAAACGCCATTCCAGAGGGAATCAAATTGGCTTGCAAGAATAACGGCGAAATTTTCTTCT CTTCTGAAGGTGGTCCTGCATCATGTTCCGAAGCCATATTCGGCTATTTGGGCGAATGTGCGGAGCGAATCACCGATCCAAGCGCCTTGTTGCATATTTCTACCTTCAACCAGAATCAGTGTGATGAACTGACTGCGGTTCGAAGCTGTCTTGCGGCTAAACTGGAAGAATGCAAGGGACCCAGGTGGTTGGAAGTATTCGATCTGCTGTACAATCCGCTCATCAAAGCTTCTCCGTGCAAAGTTTAA
- the LOC129755805 gene encoding uncharacterized protein LOC129755805: MIRTAIVLVCCLIGLVACKNPRGLLWEGFAQQCLKKTGSNDTFFTVMQNYQVSVGECYKTEVNLDNLNTDIENFDSSISARKAVFRRTCPLYLNAVRCLDLVTIEARKCLESKEQELLESLRNAIPEAVKLICKNDGEIFFSSEDAPRSCTEDIGYFLRECEERITDPSAFLHISTFSQNNCDDLTAYRSCFAAKLEGCKGHRWLEVFDLLYNPIIKATPCKV, from the exons ATGATTAGAACAGCAATTGTCCTTGTCTGCTGCCTAATTGGGCTGGTTGCTTGCAAGAATCCCAGGGGGCTGCTGTGGGAAGGATTCGCGCAGCAATGTCTCAAAAAGACAGGAAGTAACGATACGTTCTTCACCGTGATGCAAAATTATCAAGTATCAGTAGGCGAATGCTACAAAACTGAAGTAAACCTCGATAATTTGAAcacggatattgaaaatttcgattCTTCGATTTCTGCCCGGAAAGCGGTGTTCAGAAG AACGTGTCCATTATACCTTAATGCAGTCCGCTGTCTGGATCTCGTAACAATTGAAGCGCGCAAATGCCTGGAGAGCAAAGAGCAAGAACTTCTGGAATCTCTCAGAAACGCCATTCCGGAGGCAGTTAAATTAATTTGCAAGAATGACGGCGAAATTTTCTTCT CTTCTGAGGATGCTCCTAGATCATGTACCGAAGACATAGGCTATTTTTTGAGAGAATGTGAGGAACGGATCACCGATCCAAGCGCCTTTTTGCATATTTCCACTTTCAGCCAGAATAACTGTGACGATCTGACTGCCTATCGCAGTTGTTTCGCGGCTAAACTGGAAGGATGCAAAGGACACAGATGGTTGGAAGTATTCGATCTGCTGTACAATCCAATCATCAAAGCTACCCCGTGTAAAGTTTAA
- the LOC129750793 gene encoding uncharacterized protein LOC129750793, protein MKVLELNRVIALLLPIVFLTTVFSSFRSISCQEDNDHQPALDPMDFSYQTLWQFAKSECEKRGFNASIITRSWIDVRRCFRKSIDVVQFNTDSIRLNVDNQQAVLEKHCPNLMQATSCFGPFMITIRDCVPDENYEIFEALQQWITGVLEYICEDNGKNIVYDRVKHENCTKELNNYIFMCAMENIMRKQYDDRKSFNQEDCSMIVRTKNCLVNKLAECSVFKAAAELFYENFVKITSCINQENF, encoded by the exons ATGAAAGTGTTAGAGCTCAATCGAGTAATCGCGCTGCTGCTGCCGATCGTTTTTTTGACGACAGTTTTTTCGAGCTTTCGATCAATTTCATGTCAGGAGGATAATGACCATCAACCGGCTCTGGACCCGATGGATTTTTCCTACCAAACGCTGTGGCAGTTCGCCAAATCGGAGTGTGAAAAGCGCGGCTTTAACGCCTCGATCATCACCAGATCTTGGATCGATGTACGCCGTTGCTTCCGGAAGAGCATTGACGTCGTTCAGTTCAATACCGATTCCATCCGGCTGAATGTGGACAACCAGCAGGCGGTTCTGGAGAA ACATTGTCCAAATTTGATGCAAGCCACGAGTTGTTTTGGTCCGTTTATGATCACGATCAGAGACTGCGTCCCGGATGAGAACTATGAAATCTTTGAGGCCCTCCAGCAGTGGATCACCGGAGTGCTAGAATATATTTGCGAAGACAATGGAAAGAATATCG tataCGATCGAGTTAAGCACGAAAATTGTACCAAGGAATTGAACAACTACATTTTTATGTGTGCTATGGAAAATATTATGCGAAAGCAATACGATGACCGTAAATCGTTCAATCAAGAGGATTGCAG taTGATCGTTCGCACTAAAAATTGCCTTGTGAACAAACTAGCCGAATGCTCGGTGTTTAAAGCTGCCGCTGAACTGTTCTACGAAAATTTCGTTAAGATAACATCCTGTATCAATCAGGAAAATTTTTAG